A region of Toxorhynchites rutilus septentrionalis strain SRP chromosome 1, ASM2978413v1, whole genome shotgun sequence DNA encodes the following proteins:
- the LOC129763333 gene encoding uncharacterized protein LOC129763333: protein MKASISLGVCVLCCLVALIAAGPGVVAFEYEQNDKHPTTTKNKPNSAKSANYGTDENNLEPVLEYVPNEQPMNGHQYEKRETVTHPTTMEVLQPDLQQHLRDRRLPLYIDEPKYIVLRRPTDFLQSSPGFSFIPQRGRKSDSAALLRKRELSIKQMLDGGDYFFPNRGKKWVGNGITKKVKFDDILGSDELFIPNRGKKELLDLYPPPPTLLNGRRLLNDLQPFFSKKNVLGAIQKVGSKDQNEGDELFFPTRGKKNILDSLAQNQDVFFSSRGKRNPIIWSMLTEPEANSWEYLLNENSSYDGNLLLDRYRNNKAIA from the exons ATGAAGGCCTCTATTTCTCTTGGAGTTTGTGTGCTGTGTTGTTTAGTGGCCCTTATTGCAGCAGGACCAGGCGTTGTTGCTTTTGAATATGAACAGAACGATAAACATCCGACGACAACCAAAAACAAGCCAAACTCAGCAAAGTCTGCCAATTATGGCACAGACGAAAATAATCTTGAACCTGTTTTGGAATACGTTCCAAATGAACAACCTATGAATGGGCACCAATACGAGAAGAG AGAAACCGTGACTCATCCGACTACGATGGAAGTGCTTCAACCGGACTTACAGCAGCACCTCCGCGATCGAAGATTGCCACTCTATATTGATGAACCCAAGTACATTGTACTAAGACGGCCGACAGATTTCCTGCAATCGAGCCCAGGGTTCTCGTTTATTCCCCAGCGAGGAAGGAAATCTGATTCAGCTGCACTGCTAAGGAAGCGAGAGCTCTCAATCAAGCAGATGCTCGACGGGGGCGattattttttccccaaccgTGGCAAGAAATGGGTCGGCAATGGGATCACTAAAAAGGTGAAATTCGATGACATCCTCGGTTCGGATGAGCTGTTCATTCCCAATCGAGGAAAAAAAGAATTACTCGACCTGTATCCGCCACCACCAACGCTGCTCAATGGACGACGCCTGCTGAACGATCTGCAACCATTCTTCAGCAAAAAGAACGTTTTAGGCGCTATCCAGAAAGTGGGCTCTAAGGATCAAAACGAAGGCGATGAACTCTTCTTTCCGACTCGGGGCAAGAAGAATATACTGGATAGTTTGGCACAGAATCAGGACGTATTCTTCTCTTCACGTGGCAAACGGAATCCCATCATCTGGAGTATGCTTACCGAGCCAGAGGCAAATTCATGGGAATACTTGCTGAATGAAAACAGCAGCTATGATGGCAACCTACTACTCGATCGCTATCGCAATAATAAGGCTATCGCGTAA